The Triticum aestivum cultivar Chinese Spring chromosome 3A, IWGSC CS RefSeq v2.1, whole genome shotgun sequence genome includes a region encoding these proteins:
- the LOC123063208 gene encoding long chain base biosynthesis protein 2d, which produces MVRLPYLTALTTLFSYGLLFAFGHFRDFFRRILDAGKSSNLKGYAPICLGYEDFYTRRLYLRIQDCFGRPIASAPDAWFDVVERHSNDGNKTLQRTTKTSKCLNLGSYNYLGFAAADEYCTPRVIESLKKYSASTCSARVDGGNTKLHTELEELVARFVGKPAAILFGMGYVTNSAIIPILIGKGGLIVSDSLNHISIVNGARGSGATVRVFQHNNPAHLEDVLREQIAGGQPRTHRPWKKIIVIVEGIYSMEGELCNLPEIMAVCKKYKAYTYLDEAHSIGAVGKTGRGVCELLGVDPADVDIMMGTFTKSFGSCGGYIAASKEIIQHLKHACPAHIYATSMSPPAVQQVISAIKVVLGEDGSNRGAKKLAQIRENSNFFRSELQKMGFEVLGDNDSPVMPIMLYNPAKIPAFSRECLRQNVAVVTVAFPATPLLLARARICISASQSREDLIKGLEVISKVGDLIGIKYFPVEQEKVASVDKLKKLE; this is translated from the exons ATGGTGAGGCTCCCGTACCTGACCGCGCTCACCACGCTCTTCAGCTACGGCCTCCTCTTCGCCTTCGGCCACTTCCGCGACTTCTTCCGCCGGATCCTCGACGCCGGCAAATCCAGCAACCTCAAG GGTTACGCGCCCATTTGCCTGGGGTACGAGGATTTCTACACGCGCCGCCTCTACCTCCGCATCCAG GACTGTTTTGGCCGACCTATTGCCAGTGCGCCCGATGCTTGGTTTGATGTAGTTGAGCGTCACTCAAATGACGGCAACAAGACACTCCA ACGTACCACAAAAACATCCAAGTGTCTTAACTTGGGTTCCTACAACTACCTTGGTTTTGCTGCAGCAGATGAGTACTGCACTCCTCGTGTTATTGAGTCACTCAAGAAATACTCTGCCAGTACTTGCAGTGCCAGAGTTGATGGAG GAAATACTAAGCTGCACACAGAGCTCGAGGAACTAGTTGCACGATTTGTTGGCAAGCCTGCAGCTATTCTTTTTGGCATGGGTTATGTGACAAACTCTGCGATCATTCCTATTTTGATTGGGAAG GGGGGGCTGATAGTTAGTGATTCACTGAACCATATTTCTATAGTGAATGGAGCCaggggttcaggggctactgtccgGGTTTTTCAACATAACA ACCCTGCACATCTGGAAGACGTACTGAGGGAACAGATTGCAGGGGGGCAACCTCGTACACACAGGCCATGGAAGAAGATAATTGTGATTGTTGAGGGAATTTATAGCATGGAAGGGGAGTTATGCAACCTTCCTGAGATTATGGCTGTCTGCAAGAAATACAAG GCCTACACATATTTAGACGAGGCACACAGTATTGGAGCTGTTGGAAAGACTGGAAGAGGTGTATGTGAACTACTAGGAGTGGATCCAGCTGATGTCGACATCATGATGGGAACATTTACAAAATCGTTTGGATCGTGCGGAGGTTATATTGCAGCATCAAAA GAGATCATTCAACATCTCAAGCACGCATGCCCAGCCCATATTTATGCAACATCCATGTCGCCTCCAGCAGTCCAGCAGGTCATCTCTGCGATAAAGGTCGTCCTTGGGGAAGATGGATCTAACAGAG GGGCCAAGAAACTTGCTCAGATTCGGGAGAACAGCAATTTTTTCCGTTCAGAGCTTCAGAAAATGGGTTTTGAGGTGCTGGGAGATAATGACTCACCTGTCATGCCTATCATGCTTTACAATCCTGCTAAAATTCCTGCATTCTCAAGGGAGTGCTTGAGACAAAAT GTTGCTGTTGTGACTGTTGCATTTCCTGCAACGCCACTACTACTTGCCAGAGCTAGGATATGTATCTCAGCTTCTCAATCAAGGGAGGATCTAATTAAAGGGTTGGAG GTTATCAGCAAAGTTGGTGATCTCATCGGAATCAAGTACTTCCCCGTTGAGCAAGAGAAGGTTGCATCTGTTGACAAACTTAAGAAGCTTGAGTGA